The Gigantopelta aegis isolate Gae_Host chromosome 3, Gae_host_genome, whole genome shotgun sequence genome segment CTGTCGGTGATgattcaggcgcggatccacgattttttaatagagggggcccgaaacagtttttgaaaatagaatttaaagatCTTTGACAGGTGAACGGGATAACtttgcatttttgtgtattctgtaatatatatatatatatatagtcaattcatcggttcccttttgacgcaaacggactatatctGAAGTCCGTATCTAATAACCTGTGGCGTGTGTACAGGTTTCCCGTTTAGGTTTCGGGAGTGATTTTCCTTTGAGCGGAAATACAGACTTGTTCGagaatatattatgttatattttgcttAAAATCTCTTGTAACTACTAAGAGGTGAAATGACACGAAATATACCGGTAGCTGAGTCTGGTACGCttcttgttttggttttgtttctgTCTTCTACCTACGTTATGACAGTCTCGGATGTCCGAACATGAATGAGCCTGGAAGCAACCGAAGCAAAATACCGGACTGAAACAAAAAACCAGACAAATCACAATTCGGACCTATTTACAAGAAGTAATACTATTATGCCATATTTGTGTTGGTCGCAGAAAAAAATCCACCTTTAAAAGCTTACAGAAGCAAAGTAATTAAAAATGCCTTTAAAAAGTCATTGAAAGTTATCAAATTGTGTTGATAATAAAGTGTAGGCCTATGAACCCTGGACCACTAAATTGTAATTTACAGTGGTGCAAACTTGTTTTAGGAGCCTACGTAGGGACTGgtcttaacacaagaatacaattataacccagtcaggacccGTAATAATTCAAAGGCTCCAGGACGTAGCTGCACttgggggagtatgtagtagtgtcaaacacacacacacacacatacgtgctctctctctctctctctctctctctctctctctctctctctctctctctctctctctctctctctctctctctctctcacacacacacacacacgcacacgcacattcACTCACTCTTTCTCTCCAACTCGCacactcattcattcactctctctctcacacacacaaacacacccacacacacgcaccaaatgttgaaataaccatatgttagacaccaaatagtcataCTTTAAAAAgtgctgagatgtcgttaaataagcactcctttttttttttttttcctttcctttcacaTAGCGCAGCTTATGTCAATACAGAACAATCGGCAATACCCATTCCTGGTGGCCAGGCCACAAATCCAAGTGACGACCATTACACAGGGTTCAAAACTCGTCAAAAAACATGGTTGCCCAAAACATAatgcatgttggcaaattatggtaagcaaACCACGAGCaaaattttaatgtggaatacaaatatatattaatagtggctcatatgttatagctctaaagaagatattatttgggcgactaacacgattatttttttaatatttaagtcacccaaacaggacattggtcgcatttaGCGACCTGGCCATAGGTCGTTTGGAGTCCTGATTACATAGTCTTTGCttcaaaaaatacatttgtgtattcTGATGTTGGGGGTAGgggtgttttaaaattattttgtcataCATATACTGATTATAATCTTAAAACTATTTATACCTAGgttttcctttgtttttgttattttttaaattgtgaatATTTGATCAATGGCAGCTACATATCTTGTCAATCAAAGTAGCTGTAGTTTAGACAATGTcaaggtatattttttaaaaacaacaacaaacaaacatttcttttcattctttGATTAAAGTTGCTTCATGCATTTAAAAGTCATTtacattgtcttgttttttcttttctttccagcAATAAACCCGCACACGTGCATGGTTAAATGAAAAGGGTCAGTCCAAGACTGCATAACAAGACTATGCTGGTTGTAGCAAGGTTGCATAACAATGGTGGATTACAAAGAAGTAAAACCAGCCAGAGTTATAAGAGATACAATCTGGTCCAAGCAGTAACAGCTTGTCTAAAGGCTGGTTGTGGAACCACAGCATCAGAAAAATGGAAGAAAATTAAACATAGTGAATATAGAATGTATAGCTTTTCATAGTTTGTTTACAATTACAGTGAGATAGACAGTACTGAGGAAGTGGACTGACAGTAGCTCTTGATTTATCATATGAAATATGTTATGTCGCcaataaacattaaacaaaacaaacattaacgtAACGTTTACTTAGTGTTTATCAAATATGGATGATCACAAACAACAATTGCTGAATTATTCAGCAGAGATAGGCAATGAGTGTTGGTGGGCATGTAGGGGTATGTTGTAGCATATCACTATCAGACTAATATAAATACTGATGGGACTTGAACCTactaaaaatgtagtaggtttcttctctaagactatgtcagaatgaccaaatgtttaacattcaatagtcaatgattaataaattgatggcATCTAGTGGtgctattaaacaaaaacaagctgACTTCAAACGTACTGCACTAATTCGAATAATGtgtccactgagtcgttaaataaaacatttccttccaattcGAACGCACCGATGTTATTTGATAGGATTTAACCACTCGGTCAATCATTACCTCTATTGAGCAATATGTCCCTCAATGCTTTCAGTAAATTATTTGAATGTGAGGTCTGCTCACTGCGTTTCTCAGATCTGTACGATCTAAAGCAGCACGTTCTCACCCATAAGGCCGCGAAACCGTTCAAATGTGACGTGTGCTCGAAATCGTTCTCTCGCAAAACCATTCTGAAGAGTCACCAGTTGATTCACACGGGCGAAAAGAGTTTCACGTGCGGAATCTGTTCGAAATCCTTCACCTACAGCTCGAACCTGAAAACGCACATGTTGACCCACGTCGCGGACAGAGTCTACAGATGCCACGTCTGCTCGGACAGCTTTCCGCAGAGGAAGGACGTCAGACTTCACATGCTGAGCCACATCGGTCAGACTCCCTTCCAGTGTGAGATCTGCTCAAAATGTTTCGCGGAGAGGATCTTTCTGCAGCACCACATGCTCACGCATTCGGGCGAGAAACCCTTCACTTGCGAAGTCTGCGCCAAGTCCTTTTCAAACAAGTGGAGTAAGAAGTCGCACATGCTAGTGCATAGCGATGAGAAACCTTTTAAGTGTGACACCTGCGCCAAGTCCTTCACGCGCAGCCACGACTTAAAGAAACACGCACTGATTCACTCGGGAGAAAAATCCTTCAAGTGTGGAGTCTGTCTGAAATCGTTCACGCAGAGCAGCAACCTGAAGAGTCACATGTTAAACCACCACACGGACGAAAAGACGTTCCGATGCGGCGTGTGTTCCAAGTGCTTCGCGCACAGCGAGACTTTGAAGAAACACGTTCTCACGCACACCAGGCTCTAGTCGTTCAGATGCAGCGTGTGTTTCTAGTGTTTCGCGCACAGCGGGACTTTGAAGAAACACGTGCTCACGCACACCAGGCTCTAGCCGTTCAGATGCGAGCTCTGCGCGAGGTGTTTCGCGCGCAAGTCTCGGCTCACGGCTCACACATTGCTCAACCAAACCGCAGAGCAGAGTTTCAGATGCGAGACGTGTTCGAAGTACATCTAAAACGTCACGCTTGGACCCACGAAAAGCATCGCTCACAGGACCAGTCGGGTAACGCTGATAAAGACGTGATAAATATGGAATGGATtggcactggcgtaggaaacgggggtaaggggcatgtgccccccccccccccccccctccccacttttcagatacatgtattttgctttatatttgctttataatagtgtaaaagtgtgtaaatataaaagtgtgccccctcTCCCCTTTTGGctccttcctacgccactgattgGGTGAGGGAAGTCGCGCACAGGCCCGTAGAACCACTGGCGTAGCCACGATTTTAGAGTGGTGGGACTACCCACATTGTCTAAGTCAATGTTAGGCTATGTAGCGATAGGAACGTATATAAGGTGTAATTGGGTGGTAGTATCGTAGGTGGTGCATAGCTCTCTTCTGGCTACGCTAGTGGTAGGAATCGGgttccgtattcataaacgtacttaagtcaatgtatgatatttATCGACATGCTTaaagtatgtatgtaagtatcaTACTTTGatttaagtacgtttatgaatatggagcctggggcctaattcactaaactcgtaactttgtgatctcgcagtgcaatgctaaaagacttgcaaagaggatgctttgttgtctagcagagcctaagagacctttgtaaattaggcccctgggcccaatttcacaaaacatcgtaagcctagctttgcacgtaaacgtaaatctacgactaatccacaatttttattactattatacaacaaatatagttaaaagtacacatatttcattttcttttgtccttaaaatgctacATCTCCCGTACTGATGTAATTTTCCgtgtgaaattgatgccaaacacatgtaaatgtatgtccggtataactgctagtcgcagacgtaaacttaagatgttttgtgaaattggccccaGGGCGGTAGCGAGAAGCCCGTGcgtacccccccccacccccacttgaTAATATCAAAATCTGgatctcgcccccccccccccccccccctccc includes the following:
- the LOC121368905 gene encoding gastrula zinc finger protein XlCGF17.1-like translates to MSLNAFSKLFECEVCSLRFSDLYDLKQHVLTHKAAKPFKCDVCSKSFSRKTILKSHQLIHTGEKSFTCGICSKSFTYSSNLKTHMLTHVADRVYRCHVCSDSFPQRKDVRLHMLSHIGQTPFQCEICSKCFAERIFLQHHMLTHSGEKPFTCEVCAKSFSNKWSKKSHMLVHSDEKPFKCDTCAKSFTRSHDLKKHALIHSGEKSFKCGVCLKSFTQSSNLKSHMLNHHTDEKTFRCGVCSKCFAHSETLKKHVLTHTRL